Below is a window of Thunnus maccoyii chromosome 16, fThuMac1.1, whole genome shotgun sequence DNA.
ACAGCTGTAGCTGCATGCTTGGCACTGTGTTGAACTAGAATGGAAGTTGTGGCTGGGCCTATGACTGTGGCTGTGGATATGGTTATTGCTAGGGCTTTGGCTGCAGCAGTGGTTGTTTCTGGCTATTGGATATGGTTACATCTGTAGCTGCACTGTAGCAATCATAATATCATCATAATAtcaatcataatcataataaccAGAGGCATAGCTATAGCCATTATCACAGCAACAGCAAAGACCAAAGCTATAGCACATAATCACAGCTACAGTCTGTCACAATcacagccacagcagcagccagtcaTAACAACGTGTAGACAACTACACTCCACCAATTATCTTGAGATTAGCTGCACCATTGCTTGGGGACTTTCCTGGGGCTGCGTACAAAATAATTTCAGAATTACACTTTTCTGAAACCCTCCTCCTATTTTCCAAGTTCTGATATCACCCAAATGTATCATGGCAATGAGCAGTTGGGCTGGATCAAGCATTCCTGTAGCTGACAAGCATTAAGCACTACATTAAATATAGATAAATAAGTATATTTAgcagaaaatatgtaaatgtctCACACATAGGTCATTTTTATCCATTCTTTTTTATCAATCTTTGCAAATGTCTTTGCTCTCTCTGCAAAAAGCAAATAAACCTATGTCCTATGTTTTcttgaaaatgtctttaaatctAAAAATTTCAGCTCAAGTAAATTTTAGTCAAATTTAGCGCAAGCTAAGTCACAAGCTAATTTAGTTTTTGCCTCGCAGGATAAGTGGCCATTAATGTTCAGTAACAACAGCCCAAACTGTGGACCTGAGCAGCTTAGCAGATCGTCAGGTAACTGAGCAGGGCACAAAGCATAAGGCAAAAGAAGCAGCGCAGAGTGCAAAGAGTAGCGTGCTCCCTGTAAAAAATATAGGCAGCATCATATTAGGTTGAAACCATTTTAAAGTGTTCAAGGTTGTAGGATATGCTCTGAATTGGCAGATCAACCAGTGATCAGaagtttgtcttcttcttcatgttggTTAGtacatgacatactgtacatgtttatcGCTGACTGCATTACCTACACTACACTACTATATCATCATATGCATGGCAACAGTTAGTGAACACCTTTTTGAGGGAAATCTAAACACAACGAGTAAATCACTAGTTACTCTGCCCTTGTTCTTAAGACCAGAGAAGAGGGCCACTGACTTTAGAATGGAGATTCCCTCTATGGTGCTGCCCATATGATCATAAGTATatttaaattacaaatttgACATACCATTGCTTCCTTTATcgtcattttcattatttttcccaTTACCATCTTTTTTGTCATCTAGGCCTAGTCCGTAATCATCAATTCCACTTCCTTCATCATCCTTACCACACAAGGTTTCCCTAAATTTGGAAGTGAGCTTTTCTATGACACCATAGGTCTCCACATAGAAGACATGGTCATCCAGAGGTTGGCTGGCCATGAGGCGGAGGGACATCTTATCAGCTCTGTCTACTCCCACTGCGTAGATCTCAATCCCAGATGCCCGAGCGGCTGCTGATACCTCCTCCACCTTGTCCTGGGGCCTCCCATCTGTCACTATGATGGCTACTTTGGTGATGGTTGTGGAGCCAGATCGAGCCCCTGCCTCCACTGTGAAAGCTTTCTCCATAGCAGTCTTGATGGCCATGCCTGTCATGGTGCCTGAAGACAGGGGAACAATTCGGGCCAGTGCCTGCTTCAGGGCAGACTTGTCAAAATGAGTCTTGAGTAGAAACTCAATCTGCACTGTGCTGGCATAATTGACAAGGCCTACTCGTGTGTCATCTGGGCCAACCTCCAAGCTGTCCACCATGTCTTGCAGGAACTCCTTGGCCTTTTCAAACTCAGCAGGGCGTACACTGCGGGAGCTGTCGATGATGAACACCAGGTCTATAGGCCGATTTCTGCAGTTTAATCTTGCTCCTGTAAAAAATAGATGGATGTTTTAAATGGgattaaaagtgtttttggatTAACATTACAATAACCACCAAAAATACATACTAAAAGATAACCAAGGCTATTGATATGTTGACTGATGCTGAGATACACCAATTGGTTCATGTGCAAGCCTCACTTAAATAGTGAACTGACTGCTAGCATTCTGTTGGGACTGATAGAGttaaagatacagtatattcccTGAAATTGTTATATAGTAtcttctcatttcattttaaaatctcCAAATTTCCACTCATCTCAGCGCTGACTACTTCAACTCAGCACATTGTGATGGAAATCCTGGTATATGAGGGAACAACACCTAAATCTAGGAGTGTACCTTAAAGTCAATTAAGCAGACACAAAATAATATTCTGAACAGCACGGCCCATTTTCAACTAACCAATCAAGTTTTCAACTAACCAATTTCCAACTTCAGTATCAGTGGACTTTTCCAAGAAGTCCTTTCCAAGAACTTCATCAGAGAGATGTTAACATTTTCAGCCTAATAAATGAGAAACAAACTTTATGAGATGAATATGTTAAGATGGCTACAGTGGCTTTTAATGTTAGTTAACTGTGActttaaagtccccttccactcaaaaacgtgttttgtttgtggaaaatgtcaacatcagacacaaattattattcaaagcagatcATGTCATGAGGGTCTTTAAACTTGGCCAGTAAAGGCTTCCACAACTATGTCTTTTGATGGGTTGAATGAGATGTTAGTTTAAAGCTAAAGTTCTGATGGATGCAGAGGAATTGCTCGAGTCTCGAGCAGGCTGACAAGATGCAGATGGTGCTGCTTTGTGTTGCAGCCGTGAGAGTGGCTGGTGATGGGAGGGCTGATAGTGATAAAACCTGGAATTAGTGCCACCAGCTTTGCcatgagagaggaaaaaggcaTAGGGGGACGTGTTAGAGCATACTTTGGTTTAACTCAAGCAAACTGAGATGCAAAAGTAGAGGCATTGATACATGATTATCAGCTTAATAACACTTTCCATATGTGTCACAAAAGGGAGTAGAGCTTTTAGGGCTGAGGacaaatacatactgtatttttactgttaagTGATGCAATTATATTGCCTAATTTGAAATGCTGTCTAGTCTAATGAAAGCTAATAACTTATCACTAAAATCTATGATATACAGTTGGCATTGATATTTTCATTCTGACTGTTGATGGCTTTACATTGTGCTTAAGGTGTGGCCTAGCTGTTCAATTATGAACAACAATTAACCCCAGATTGTCTCTCTCTTATATAACCATTACATTTGACTCACAAAGCTAAGTATCAGTTTTTCGGAGAGAATAAAAACCCAGGAGGTCATTAACATCACTTTTTCTCTGAAAGTATTTCCAGAATCCTGAAATCCTTAAAATATTTCGTCCTCtgcacaatgaaaaacatttttacccTATTTCATAAGTTGCACCACTGTTTCATCATCCAACAAAGACAGTAGCCAAAATGATATGTTCATGCTAGactaattatgaattatttttagtAACTTGGGcaattgattaatctgatgattattttcttgattaattgatttagtCTATAAATTTTCAGAAAATGGTTAAATATGCCAATTGTAATTCACAACTACtaccaacagtccaaatattttatatttttgttaaaaataatgtgtttcttgTCATACAAAACACTAATTTCTGGCTACCTAGATAGGAAATATAGCTGCAACTCAAGAAccaattaaaatctttttttatccaGATGTCTGGagtaaaaaacatttgtggatTCTTGAAATACCAACTGAACAGAAGTAAGATTGTATTTATCTTTTGAAAAATCTCAAAAGTATTAATGTAATGGTGATACATTAGACTTCACACagaatacagtacatgcattcCAAAACCGCTAAGGTCCCTGGTATTATAAGTTATAataaatttatataaatatgcaaTAAGGGGAAAAAATTGTTttagacagtggtggaaagtcaCTAAGTACATTAGCACTGTACTTAAATATAATGctgagatacttgtactttacttgagtattttaatttgatgctactttactTCAaatccactacatttcagagggaaatattgtactttctactccactacatttctttgacagctttagttacttttcagatgaagatttgacacaatggataatagaacaagcttttaaaatacaacacattgttaaagatgaaaccagtgtttccaacctttttggcttttgacgtcttacaaaaaacagtgtgtagtcggggtcacatttcacatgtctatgagttgttaacagctccaccaaatagtgatttttccttctaaacttctcacgtggtttaatttcaataaatgttcaaatgatccaatatttcagcaaaaatcaaagattagagaaaaagtccaaaaactgtaaacagatttgtgtatcagaactttgttttttcttctttcctctcccactTATCATCTTATGACaactcagatttatctgctgaccctttagAGGGACCAGACTCCTAGGCTGGGAACCACACTGAACTAGTTAATTGTATAttaagtagttgaaactagctccacctccagcagctacatcagtaacatgctgctctaacactgatgcctcagtattaataatttaatgttgtcatatataataatatatcagtgaGAGGGACCACTACTTTTattgcaatactttaactatatCTTATGTactacttatgtacttttattttaagtaggatttttcatgcaggacttaattgtaatggagtatttttacattactgtattggtacttttacttaagtaaaggatctagATACTTCTACCGCTGTTCACAACGTTTCAAATTTGTACAAACCATGGGAAACGCACGGGAAAGAAATTATTACAAGAAGTACATTAGAAGGTTATTACAACATCTACAGTACGCACAGGAGGATGGATACTGACAACAATAATACAGGACACATAACATCTACGAACCAACCTCCATGGTCAGTTGTCCGTCTGTCCTGCGTCAGGTAGTTGTTGGTACCTGTCCGGCTGCCCCGCTGCTGGAAGCCTCGGTCGGTGTAACCACCCAGCTGGACGTCTTGGAAACTTTCAGCACTTGGCACTTCGTCTGAAGATAATTCGATGGATTTGATATTTGCAAAGCGCTGATAGACCCTTGGAGAGACTTGCGAGGACTCTCGGGTAATTGAGGGACTAATTGAGTGGATCTGGCGGGACCCAAACTGTGGGGAAATTCCCAGAGTTCCCGATGCCTGGATGCCAATGAAACACATCAGTCCCCACATTAAGGGAATCATGTCGCCTGCACACGGTGGGTTTTCCGTCCGGCTCTGGGTGTCCTTCGGTCCACTGCCTCAGCTGACTGTAGCCTATTTATATGATCTCGTCCACGGCTCACAGGGCGTGGGGAACAAAAGGCCCAATCCACAGACATTTGGAGGAAGTGCAGGGGGTGCACAATTGAGTGCTGTTAGTTTCATATTTCTGCGCTGGAAATACAGGATTCAACTGATTCCTCCCGGATTTCAGGATTTGATGAATTCGACATTGCAGCCACACTCGTAAAgacttttgtttatttacaatttCCTTGGTAACATTCTATTAATGGGTCCGTAATAAGAAATAGccaattacattattattatgtccTATATGATTGGAAaattataatttacattttcctAGAAAGTCTCATGGATGTGTCCAGTGTCCAGTACACTTTTAACTGAATAATTTTGGTAATTTGGTATCACACTTCCATAATGTTGGGGGATTCAATAGAGACAAATCACtaaaaaagaatcaaaacactagaggcagagatatcctgactttcaCTGgctcctacatttcccataatgcaactccaAAGGGACTTTTATTAGATCCCGTTCCCTCCTAAATGCCCCCCTTTTTTCTTACTCCACACCTACATTTTGTAATGCATGctttcttttcaaatgtttatgtttcaAGCTCAAGCTAAAATAACTGAAGACATGGTTGGGGTTATTTTTTCAACCCTTCGAGAGCCCCCTctagagccacagaagacataatcatcctcatgttcatactgtACCATTAGgggatcccttcataatgcaattataatgtaagtgatagaggaaaaaatccacagtcctccttctgtgcaaaaatgtatttaaaagttaatctgaagctaatataaagcttcagcgtccaaataagtcaaatcaagtagatatcattcaatgttacagtctttttagtgccaaagtccatctttttgttactatacttccaccaccgctcaacagggaaacactgtggCAGACAACCACTTGATATGGCTAATTCAGACTggtgaagcctcatataagcttcagatcaacttttaaatgcatttttgcacaaaatgactgtgtggacacactctGGAATATGGCtgccatcacttacactgaaaacacatttgaagggaatctttgaatagccagtatgaacaggaggaatgattacagcaatgaaaacttctttcactgttcatatggactgctgttttaagatacatttgaaaaatgtgaacctatcctttaattgCTGGCATTACCATAAGAGTCTTTTAGCACGACAGGTTAGCTGAACATGTCCAGAGGCTaacatacaattcaacataCATAAGGAACAGATTTTCCAAtaacaaatacatatttactTGGGTTCAATTCTTATTTTCCCATTGATTCTTATCAAACTCAGTTCTTCCTACATACCTTCCATGGTAATTATTAGAAAATTACAGCCCCCtaaagtaaaatgttaccaTTAATTGACTCTGACACAGCCTACAATAGTGCGCATTTTCATACAATTGTATTAACATTCAAATTTGCAATAGACTGCTTCTAAAGAAACACGAGAACTCAATAATCATGAACATGTTACACACATGCAATGTCTTTTTCAGAAGTTGAAAAGTCTAGTTTCAATTATTTAACGTATTGTCTGTGCAGTATATTTCTTAATTGACTGGGAAAACATCACATGTTGGGCCCCAGATACTGCAGAGGAACATGACCTCATCTGACTTTGGCTTCTTTTGGTAGGAAAAGGAGGGGATGGACACAAGAGGTTTCTTTGCTACAACTTTTCTTAACCAATGAGATGAAAAACATAGTTGCCATTTCAGTCCTTGAATTTAGCATACCTTATGCAATGTTGGCAGACAGTGAGCATGGTCATAAAGTATACAGTTGAAGGATCCATACACTCCATCGTTGACATAGTACATCAGGGTCCTGTcattgggattttttttaatttaaaataatgcCAAGTTTTTCTAAATCAAGGCTTTTACCATCAGAGGCTAATTCCTCGTCCATGATGACCTTCTTGGCAATGATGTTGATCACCAGTGTGTAAGCAGAGGCCACATAAAAGCGCCCTGGCTCAGCAATGATCTTCACACCACAGTCAGCAGGGAAATACTTGTCCAGGGCTGGGTTAATCACGGCTGTGAtctaacatgaaaaaaaaacaagtgttcaCATGACGTCAgaatataaaaaacacaaagttgttgGCTGTACTGCCTTGttatatttagttttagtttagttgaCAAAGCATTCATGGGAATGACACGTTTAGCCTAAGAAATACTACTTGACTAAGGAAAATTAAAGGTACCTCCTCAAATTTGAGTTCAGCATCATCTGAACCAGGGAAACAGATTCTCCaattacaaatacatatttactTGGGTTCAATTCTTATTTTCCCGTTGATTCTTGACAAATTACTCCGTTCTTCCTACAAACCTTCCATGGGAATTATTAGAAAATTACAGACCCCtaaagtaaaatgttaccaTTAATTCACTCTGACACAGCCTACAATAGTGCACATTTTCATACACTTGTATTAACATTCAAATTTGCAATGGACTGCTGCTAAAGAAACATGAGAACTCAATAATCATGAACATGTT
It encodes the following:
- the LOC121880504 gene encoding matrilin-3-like isoform X15, translating into MIPLMWGLMCFIGIQASGTLGISPQFGSRQIHSISPSITRESSQVSPRVYQRFANIKSIELSSDEVPSAESFQDVQLGGYTDRGFQQRGSRTGTNNYLTQDRRTTDHGGARLNCRNRPIDLVFIIDSSRSVRPAEFEKAKEFLQDMVDSLEVGPDDTRVGLVNYASTVQIEFLLKTHFDKSALKQALARIVPLSSGTMTGMAIKTAMEKAFTVEAGARSGSTTITKVAIIVTDGRPQDKVEEVSAAARASGIEIYAVGVDRADKMSLRLMASQPLDDHVFYVETYGVIEKLTSKFRETLCGLDLCAQGHDCQHICVSTRDSYSCKCNAGYVLNPDKKTCSLSDACAQGHDCQHICTNNGDSYICTCQVGFVLNADQKTCSRSDPCAQGHDCQHVCINNDDSYICKCHEGYVLNPDKKTCSRSDTCARGNDCQHICVNNDHNDSYTCKCQAGYVLNADGKTCSRSETDACAIGQDCQHICVNNGNSYICKCRVGYVLNMDQKTCSRLDACAQGHDCQHICINNGDSYTCKCREGYVLNEDQKTCSQEVSRKVTQDACMCEAQILFQKNVQSALQELTRKLDELSEKVNLIDGRQEY
- the LOC121880504 gene encoding matrilin-3-like isoform X17, with amino-acid sequence MIPLMWGLMCFIGIQASGTLGISPQFGSRQIHSISPSITRESSQVSPRVYQRFANIKSIELSSDEVPSAESFQDVQLGGYTDRGFQQRGSRTGTNNYLTQDRRTTDHGGARLNCRNRPIDLVFIIDSSRSVRPAEFEKAKEFLQDMVDSLEVGPDDTRVGLVNYASTVQIEFLLKTHFDKSALKQALARIVPLSSGTMTGMAIKTAMEKAFTVEAGARSGSTTITKVAIIVTDGRPQDKVEEVSAAARASGIEIYAVGVDRADKMSLRLMASQPLDDHVFYVETYGVIEKLTSKFRETLCGLDLCAQGHDCQHICVSTRDSYSCKCNAGYVLNPDKKTCSLSDACAQGHDCQHICTNNGDSYICTCQVGFVLNADQKTCSRADPCALGHDCQHICENNDGSYICKCRVGHILNADQKTCSRSETDACAIGQDCQHICVNNGNSYICKCRVGYVLNMDQKTCSRLDACAQGHDCQHICINNGDSYTCKCREGYVLNEDQKTCSQEVSRKVTQDACMCEAQILFQKNVQSALQELTRKLDELSEKVNLIDGRQEY
- the LOC121880504 gene encoding matrilin-3-like isoform X16, which produces MIPLMWGLMCFIGIQASGTLGISPQFGSRQIHSISPSITRESSQVSPRVYQRFANIKSIELSSDEVPSAESFQDVQLGGYTDRGFQQRGSRTGTNNYLTQDRRTTDHGGARLNCRNRPIDLVFIIDSSRSVRPAEFEKAKEFLQDMVDSLEVGPDDTRVGLVNYASTVQIEFLLKTHFDKSALKQALARIVPLSSGTMTGMAIKTAMEKAFTVEAGARSGSTTITKVAIIVTDGRPQDKVEEVSAAARASGIEIYAVGVDRADKMSLRLMASQPLDDHVFYVETYGVIEKLTSKFRETLCGLDLCAQGHDCQHICVSTRDSYSCKCNAGYVLNPDKKTCSRSDPCAQGHDCQHVCINNDDSYICKCHEGYVLNPDKKTCSRSDTCARGNDCQHICVNNDHNDSYTCKCQAGYVLNADGKTCSRSETDACAIGQDCQHICVNNGNSYICKCRVGYVLNMDQKTCSRLDACAQGHDCQHICINNGDSYTCKCREGYVLNEDQKTCSQEVSRKVTQDACMCEAQILFQKNVQSALQELTRKLDELSEKVNLIDGRQEY
- the LOC121880504 gene encoding matrilin-3-like isoform X14 — encoded protein: MIPLMWGLMCFIGIQASGTLGISPQFGSRQIHSISPSITRESSQVSPRVYQRFANIKSIELSSDEVPSAESFQDVQLGGYTDRGFQQRGSRTGTNNYLTQDRRTTDHGGARLNCRNRPIDLVFIIDSSRSVRPAEFEKAKEFLQDMVDSLEVGPDDTRVGLVNYASTVQIEFLLKTHFDKSALKQALARIVPLSSGTMTGMAIKTAMEKAFTVEAGARSGSTTITKVAIIVTDGRPQDKVEEVSAAARASGIEIYAVGVDRADKMSLRLMASQPLDDHVFYVETYGVIEKLTSKFRETLCGLDLCAQGHDCQHICVSTRDSYSCKCNAGYVLNPDKKTCSLSDACAQGHDCQHICTNNGDSYICTCQVGFVLNADQKTCSRADPCALGHDCQHICENNDGSYICKCRVGHILNADQKTCSRSDTCARGNDCQHICVNNDHNDSYTCKCQAGYVLNADGKTCSRSETDACAIGQDCQHICVNNGNSYICKCRVGYVLNMDQKTCSRLDACAQGHDCQHICINNGDSYTCKCREGYVLNEDQKTCSQEVSRKVTQDACMCEAQILFQKNVQSALQELTRKLDELSEKVNLIDGRQEY